In Sphingomonas sp. LR60, the following are encoded in one genomic region:
- the mfd gene encoding transcription-repair coupling factor, which produces MPDLSTILRATVPLTLSGVPGGFLPSLLADLARAATRRAVFVAADEAQMRSIAATAPFFAPELEVVQLPAWDCLPYDRASPTLRVMAERIGALHRLQHKPAGPQLLLTTVNALTQRTLTPFRIRQLVAELKPGARIDRDKLGALLQANGYVRTDTVHDAGEYAVRGGIVDLFPSGEEQALRLDFFGDEIESVRTFDPGDQRTTGRLDGFVLLPASEALLDDDSVKRFRTRYREKFGATATGDPLYQAVSEGRRLAGMEHWLPLFEEKLATLWDHLGDDAVVVRDAGTPAAVEGRLDAIADYYENRKRAEAAEPGSYRALPAKTLYLDEEEWRAEVAGMPAHLVTPFHEPESSTVLDFQVDGPRDFAPERANQANVYEAVVAHVARLKKDGRKPILASYSVGARDRLKTLLDDHGLVGARLADTWQDALGAADRGVALTVVGLDHGFAAPDVAVLTEQDMLGDRLIRRAKRRKSADAFLAELATLSPGDLVVHTDHGIGRYVGLTQVPVAKAPHDCVALEYAGGDKLYIPVENLEVLSRYGSSEEGASLDRLGGEAWQRRKSKMKERIREIAGTLIAVAAERALRPGEVAEPDASGYPAFVDRFPYEETDDQDRAISDVLDDLAAGKPMDRLIVGDVGFGKTEVALRAAFVAAMAGMQVAVVCPTTLLARQHYQNFCARFEGFPVEIGRLSRLVTASEAKKVKEGVANGTIDIVIGTHALLAKTIDFKRLGLVIVDEEQRFGVTHKERLKTLRADVHMLTLTATPIPRTLQMAMGGLRELSVIQTPPVDRLAVRTYVMPWDPVVLREALLREHYRGGQSFLVTARIADLPDIEDYLRREVPEIRYVVAHGQMAPTEVEERMSAFYDKKFEVLVSTTIIESGIDIPSANTMIVNRADRFGLAQLYQLRGRVGRSKTRAYAYMVAPPERQMTEAAEKRLKVLSDLDTLGAGFQLASHDLDIRGAGNLLGDEQSGHIKEVGYELYQSMLEEAILEAKAGGLRERQRDFSPQISVDAPILIPEEYVPDLDLRMGLYRRLNEVDEVQGLNAFAAEMIDRFGPLPEATDNLVKIMEIKLNAKKACVSKLDVGPKGALVAFHDDKPPNIAGLLAYVDKLGGIAKLRPDSKLALTRAWADPKARLHGALQLSKGLAKAAG; this is translated from the coding sequence ATGCCCGACCTTTCCACGATCCTCCGCGCCACCGTCCCGCTCACCCTCTCGGGCGTTCCCGGCGGCTTCCTCCCGTCGTTGCTCGCCGATCTCGCGCGTGCCGCGACGCGCCGTGCGGTGTTCGTCGCCGCCGACGAGGCGCAGATGCGCAGCATCGCCGCGACCGCGCCGTTCTTCGCGCCCGAGCTGGAGGTCGTGCAACTGCCGGCCTGGGACTGCCTCCCCTACGACCGCGCCTCGCCGACGCTGCGCGTCATGGCGGAGCGGATCGGTGCGCTGCACCGCCTGCAACACAAGCCGGCCGGGCCGCAGCTCCTGTTGACCACGGTCAACGCGCTGACGCAGCGGACGCTGACGCCGTTCCGCATCCGGCAGCTGGTTGCCGAGCTGAAGCCGGGCGCGCGGATCGATCGCGACAAGCTCGGCGCGCTGTTGCAGGCGAACGGCTATGTCCGCACCGACACCGTCCACGATGCCGGCGAATATGCGGTGCGCGGCGGGATCGTCGACCTGTTCCCCAGCGGCGAGGAACAGGCCCTCCGCCTCGACTTCTTCGGCGACGAGATCGAGAGCGTCCGCACGTTCGATCCCGGCGACCAGCGCACCACCGGGCGGCTCGACGGGTTCGTGCTGCTCCCCGCGTCCGAGGCGCTGCTCGACGACGACAGCGTCAAGCGTTTCCGCACCCGATATCGCGAGAAGTTCGGCGCGACCGCGACCGGCGATCCGCTCTACCAGGCGGTCAGCGAAGGCCGGCGGCTGGCGGGGATGGAGCATTGGCTCCCGCTGTTCGAGGAAAAGCTGGCGACGCTGTGGGACCATCTCGGTGACGATGCCGTGGTGGTGCGCGACGCGGGCACCCCGGCCGCGGTCGAGGGTCGGCTCGATGCGATCGCCGATTATTACGAGAACCGGAAGCGCGCCGAGGCGGCAGAACCGGGCAGCTATCGCGCGCTGCCCGCCAAGACGCTCTATCTCGACGAGGAGGAATGGCGCGCCGAGGTGGCCGGGATGCCCGCGCATCTGGTCACGCCGTTCCACGAACCCGAATCCTCGACCGTCCTCGACTTCCAGGTCGACGGGCCACGCGACTTCGCGCCCGAGCGCGCCAATCAGGCCAACGTCTATGAAGCGGTGGTCGCGCATGTCGCGCGGCTGAAGAAGGATGGCCGCAAGCCGATCCTCGCCAGCTATTCGGTCGGTGCGCGTGATCGGCTGAAGACGCTGCTCGACGATCACGGACTGGTCGGCGCACGGCTGGCCGATACATGGCAGGACGCGCTTGGGGCAGCGGATCGCGGCGTCGCACTGACCGTCGTCGGGCTCGATCATGGGTTCGCCGCTCCCGACGTCGCGGTCCTGACCGAACAGGACATGCTCGGCGACCGGCTGATCCGCCGCGCCAAGCGCCGCAAGTCCGCCGACGCCTTCCTTGCCGAACTCGCGACGCTCTCGCCGGGCGATCTGGTCGTCCACACCGATCACGGCATCGGCCGCTATGTCGGGTTGACGCAGGTGCCGGTCGCCAAGGCGCCGCACGATTGCGTGGCGCTGGAATATGCCGGCGGCGACAAGCTCTATATCCCGGTCGAGAACCTCGAAGTCCTCTCCCGCTACGGCTCGTCGGAGGAAGGGGCGAGCCTCGATCGACTTGGCGGCGAGGCATGGCAGCGCCGCAAGTCGAAGATGAAGGAGCGCATCCGCGAGATCGCGGGCACCTTGATCGCGGTCGCCGCCGAACGCGCGCTGCGCCCCGGCGAGGTCGCCGAGCCGGATGCGAGCGGCTACCCCGCCTTCGTCGATCGTTTCCCCTATGAGGAAACCGACGATCAGGACCGCGCGATCAGCGACGTTCTGGATGACCTCGCCGCGGGCAAGCCGATGGACCGGCTGATCGTCGGCGACGTCGGCTTCGGCAAGACCGAGGTCGCGCTGCGCGCCGCCTTCGTCGCGGCGATGGCCGGGATGCAGGTCGCGGTCGTCTGCCCGACCACCCTGCTCGCGCGCCAGCATTACCAGAATTTCTGCGCCCGCTTCGAGGGGTTCCCGGTCGAGATCGGCCGTCTGTCACGACTGGTGACCGCCAGCGAGGCGAAGAAGGTCAAGGAAGGCGTCGCCAACGGCACGATCGACATAGTCATCGGCACCCATGCGCTGCTGGCGAAGACCATCGACTTCAAGCGGCTCGGGCTGGTGATCGTCGACGAGGAGCAGCGTTTCGGCGTCACTCACAAGGAGCGGCTCAAGACGCTACGCGCCGACGTCCACATGCTGACGCTGACCGCGACGCCGATCCCGCGCACGCTCCAGATGGCGATGGGCGGGCTTCGCGAACTGTCGGTGATCCAGACTCCACCGGTCGATCGTCTCGCGGTGCGCACCTATGTCATGCCGTGGGACCCGGTCGTGCTGCGCGAGGCGTTGCTGCGCGAACATTATCGCGGCGGGCAGAGCTTCCTGGTCACCGCGCGGATCGCCGATCTGCCGGATATCGAGGATTACCTCCGCCGCGAGGTGCCCGAGATCCGCTACGTCGTCGCGCACGGCCAGATGGCGCCGACCGAAGTCGAGGAGCGGATGTCCGCCTTCTACGACAAGAAGTTCGAGGTGCTGGTCTCGACCACGATCATCGAGAGCGGCATCGACATTCCATCCGCCAATACGATGATCGTCAACCGCGCCGACCGCTTCGGGCTCGCGCAACTGTACCAGCTTCGCGGGCGGGTCGGGCGATCGAAGACGCGTGCCTATGCCTATATGGTCGCACCACCCGAGCGGCAGATGACGGAGGCGGCGGAAAAGCGGCTCAAGGTGCTGAGCGACCTCGACACGCTGGGGGCCGGTTTCCAACTCGCCAGCCACGACCTCGACATTCGCGGCGCGGGCAATCTGCTCGGCGACGAACAGTCGGGGCATATCAAGGAGGTCGGCTACGAACTCTACCAGTCGATGCTGGAGGAGGCGATCCTGGAGGCCAAGGCGGGTGGCCTGCGCGAACGCCAGCGCGACTTCTCGCCGCAGATCAGCGTCGACGCGCCGATCCTTATTCCCGAGGAATACGTCCCCGACCTCGACCTGCGGATGGGCCTGTACCGCCGCCTCAACGAGGTGGACGAGGTGCAGGGGCTGAACGCCTTCGCCGCCGAGATGATCGACCGCTTCGGTCCGCTTCCCGAAGCGACCGACAATCTGGTCAAGATCATGGAGATCAAGCTCAACGCCAAGAAGGCCTGTGTCTCCAAGCTCGACGTCGGGCCGAAGGGCGCGCTGGTCGCATTCCACGACGACAAGCCGCCAAACATCGCCGGGCTGCTCGCCTATGTCGACAAGCTGGGTGGCATCGCGAAGCTGCGCCCCGACAGCAAGCTGGCACTGACGCGTGCGTGGGCCGACCCCAAGGCGCGGCTGCACGGCGCACTGCAATTGTCGAAGGGGCTGGCCAAAGCGGCGGGGTAA
- the moaA gene encoding GTP 3',8-cyclase MoaA, with the protein MIQTSNTAAPLIDGFGRTIRYLRVSVTDRCDLRCRYCMAEHMTFLPREKIATLEELAIIAERFIARGVRKVRLSGGEPLVRRDVLQLVQRLGRHVGSTLDELTMTTNGTRLRDHAAALHDAGLRRLNVSMDSRDPDRFRRITRHGDVAQVLDGIAAAREAGLSVKINMVALKGVNEDEIATMLDWCVAEGHDLTLIETMPMGAIDEDRTDRFLPLTVVKERLDARFTLAPDAAQTGGPARYWSVDGSATRLGLISPLTQNFCDGCNRVRLTTEGRLYTCLGHDDHRDLRAALRDGGVAGLDAAIEDALTTKPRRHDFRIGRDEGPAVARHMSVTGG; encoded by the coding sequence ATGATCCAGACCAGCAACACGGCCGCGCCGCTCATCGACGGCTTCGGCCGTACCATCCGATACTTGCGGGTATCGGTTACCGATCGCTGCGACCTGCGCTGCCGCTATTGCATGGCAGAGCATATGACGTTCCTGCCGCGCGAGAAGATCGCGACGCTGGAGGAATTGGCGATCATCGCCGAGCGCTTCATCGCGCGGGGGGTGCGAAAGGTGCGGTTGTCAGGCGGCGAGCCCTTGGTGCGGCGCGACGTGTTGCAGCTCGTCCAGCGTCTCGGGCGCCATGTCGGCTCCACGCTCGACGAGTTGACGATGACCACCAACGGCACGCGGCTGCGCGATCATGCCGCGGCGTTGCACGACGCCGGGCTACGCCGGCTCAACGTCAGCATGGACAGCCGCGACCCCGATCGCTTTCGCCGCATCACGCGCCATGGCGATGTCGCGCAGGTGCTCGACGGGATCGCCGCCGCGCGAGAGGCCGGGCTGTCGGTCAAGATAAACATGGTCGCGCTGAAAGGCGTCAACGAGGACGAGATCGCGACGATGCTCGACTGGTGTGTCGCGGAAGGGCACGACCTGACTTTGATCGAAACGATGCCGATGGGCGCGATCGACGAGGATCGTACCGATCGTTTCCTGCCGTTGACGGTCGTGAAGGAGCGGCTCGATGCGCGCTTCACGCTGGCGCCCGATGCGGCGCAGACCGGCGGTCCTGCGCGTTACTGGAGTGTCGACGGCAGCGCGACGCGGCTGGGGCTAATCTCGCCACTGACGCAGAATTTTTGCGACGGGTGCAACCGCGTACGCCTGACCACCGAGGGGCGGCTGTATACCTGCCTCGGCCATGACGATCACCGCGACCTGCGTGCGGCATTGCGCGACGGCGGCGTCGCTGGGCTGGATGCGGCGATTGAGGATGCGCTGACCACCAAGCCCCGCCGCCACGATTTCCGCATCGGTCGCGACGAAGGCCCGGCGGTCGCACGGCACATGAGCGTCACCGGCGGATGA
- the recG gene encoding ATP-dependent DNA helicase RecG has translation MRPDILNPLFAEVEALKGVGPALAKPLDRLAIARVLDLLFHLPSGWVDRWPRDELMQSDVGRTIAITLTPTDYRTSSSPRAPTRVVARDAHGNTVALVFFGGGSGRVRKLLPLNEPRRVSGRLDQYGQDLQMVHPEVGGEDDDFREREAIYPLTEGMTSRRLGALVEQALARAPDLPEWIEPSLKAQRDWPAWREAMTRLHTDPADAVARARLAYDEVFANQLALSIVRADTRKRRGRALQGDGRLRDMLRLPYQLTGAQARSVREIEGDLAQSAPMLRLLQGDVGSGKTLVAAMAMLIAVEAGAQAAMLAPTEILARQHYETLRRTLAGLPVEIAVLTGRDKGRVREATLMGLADGSIHILVGTHAIFQEAVSYRDLGLVVVDEQHRFGVAERMLLQAKGRTPPHLLAMTATPIPRTLTLALHGEMDQSRLDEMPPGREPIETRVLSEERVDEVVNALGRHLSEGKQAYWVCPLVEESETSDLQAAEARAAALASRFGDRVGLVHGRMKGLEKDAVMARFSAGEIGVLVATTVIEVGVDVPNATLIVIEHADRFGLAQLHQLRGRVGRGGGRSVCLLLRGGSLSETARARLALMRETNDGFRIAEEDLRLRGAGELLGTRQSGEAMFRLATPEMLSDLLPAATDDARLLIDRDGGLNGARGQAARIPLYLFERDAGVALLRSG, from the coding sequence ATGCGACCCGATATCCTCAATCCGTTGTTCGCCGAGGTGGAGGCGCTGAAGGGCGTCGGGCCAGCGCTCGCCAAGCCGCTCGATCGGCTGGCGATCGCCCGCGTGCTCGACCTGTTGTTCCATCTTCCCTCGGGGTGGGTCGACCGCTGGCCGCGCGACGAGCTGATGCAGAGCGACGTCGGGCGGACGATCGCGATCACGCTGACCCCGACCGATTATCGCACCAGCAGCAGCCCGCGCGCACCGACGCGGGTCGTGGCGCGCGACGCGCACGGCAACACGGTGGCGCTGGTGTTCTTCGGCGGCGGCTCCGGGCGGGTGCGCAAGTTGCTGCCGTTGAACGAGCCGCGTCGCGTCTCGGGTCGGCTCGACCAATACGGGCAGGACCTGCAGATGGTACACCCGGAGGTGGGTGGCGAGGACGATGACTTCCGCGAGCGCGAGGCGATCTATCCGCTTACCGAAGGGATGACCTCGCGACGGCTCGGCGCGCTGGTCGAACAGGCGTTGGCGCGTGCCCCCGATCTGCCCGAGTGGATCGAGCCGAGCCTGAAGGCACAACGCGACTGGCCCGCATGGCGCGAGGCGATGACGCGGCTCCACACCGATCCTGCCGACGCCGTGGCGCGCGCGCGGCTGGCCTATGACGAGGTGTTCGCCAACCAGCTTGCGCTGTCGATCGTCCGCGCCGACACGCGCAAGCGGCGCGGGCGGGCGTTGCAGGGCGACGGACGGCTGCGCGACATGCTGCGGCTGCCGTATCAGCTCACCGGTGCCCAGGCGCGCAGCGTTCGTGAGATCGAGGGCGACCTCGCACAGAGCGCACCGATGCTGCGGCTGCTGCAAGGCGATGTCGGCTCGGGTAAGACGCTGGTCGCGGCGATGGCGATGCTGATCGCGGTCGAGGCCGGCGCGCAGGCCGCGATGCTCGCGCCGACCGAAATCCTCGCGCGCCAGCATTATGAGACGCTGCGGCGGACGCTGGCGGGGCTGCCGGTCGAGATTGCGGTGCTGACCGGGCGCGACAAGGGACGCGTGCGCGAGGCGACGCTTATGGGGCTGGCGGATGGCTCCATCCATATTCTCGTCGGCACACACGCGATCTTCCAGGAGGCAGTCAGCTATCGCGATCTCGGGCTGGTGGTGGTCGACGAACAGCATCGCTTCGGGGTTGCGGAGCGAATGCTGTTGCAAGCCAAGGGGCGCACCCCGCCACACCTGCTGGCGATGACCGCGACGCCGATCCCGCGCACGCTGACGCTCGCACTGCACGGCGAGATGGACCAGAGCCGGCTCGACGAGATGCCGCCGGGGCGAGAGCCGATCGAAACGCGCGTCTTGTCCGAGGAACGCGTCGACGAGGTCGTCAATGCGCTCGGCCGGCATCTGTCGGAAGGCAAACAGGCGTATTGGGTCTGCCCGCTGGTCGAGGAGAGCGAAACCAGCGACCTTCAAGCCGCCGAGGCACGCGCCGCCGCGCTGGCGAGCCGCTTCGGCGACCGCGTCGGGCTGGTCCATGGCCGCATGAAGGGGCTGGAAAAAGACGCGGTAATGGCGCGCTTCTCGGCGGGCGAGATCGGCGTGCTGGTCGCGACGACGGTGATCGAGGTCGGGGTCGACGTGCCCAATGCCACGCTGATCGTCATCGAACATGCCGACCGCTTCGGGCTGGCGCAGCTACACCAATTGCGGGGGAGAGTCGGGCGCGGCGGTGGGCGCTCGGTGTGCCTGCTGCTGCGTGGCGGGTCGCTCAGCGAGACGGCGCGCGCGCGGCTCGCGCTGATGCGGGAGACCAACGATGGTTTTCGCATCGCCGAAGAAGACCTGCGGCTGCGTGGTGCGGGCGAGTTGCTGGGGACGCGCCAATCGGGCGAGGCGATGTTCCGGCTCGCCACACCGGAGATGCTGTCGGACCTGCTGCCTGCCGCGACCGACGACGCGCGGTTGCTGATCGACCGCGACGGCGGGCTGAACGGCGCGCGCGGGCAGGCGGCGCGGATCCCGCTTTATCTGTTCGAGCGGGATGCCGGCGTGGCGCTGCTGCGGTCCGGATAA
- a CDS encoding SgcJ/EcaC family oxidoreductase, translated as MPIAALAADLHRAMERQEIDVRFQPQVHLIDGRIVGVEALARWHHSRLGELGAETLLAAADRAGLGVALSDHVQALALRRAAEWPDLLSGLRIAVNVTATDLSRAPFVSRFLARVHEAGIAPGRVTAEVTEGAMIDNLRAAGVALAALRAAGCRVALDDFGTGYSSLSYVASLPLDYIKIDRSLTQAAVSDARNRVVLQGVLSIADGLGLETIAEGVETEAQRLLLAARGCTFYQGFLCAGPLDDAALIELVRRGAGKGSDMMPIVPILIAAAAAATPQAAIDAAMADSAAGWNAGDLARFTAIYAPDAVYVAGDKVVRGKAAIAERYARSFADGGNTRGKLSFQPMAWRPLSAVHVLHVARWTLTPASGVPQTGLTTLLFERRKDGWKIISDHSS; from the coding sequence GTGCCGATCGCCGCGCTCGCGGCGGATTTGCACCGGGCGATGGAGCGGCAGGAGATCGATGTCCGCTTCCAGCCGCAGGTGCATCTGATCGACGGCCGGATCGTCGGGGTCGAAGCGCTGGCGCGCTGGCATCATTCGCGATTGGGTGAGCTGGGTGCGGAGACGTTGCTGGCCGCCGCGGATCGCGCCGGGCTGGGCGTCGCGCTGTCGGATCACGTCCAGGCGCTGGCGCTTCGTCGCGCGGCGGAATGGCCCGATTTGCTGTCGGGGCTGCGGATCGCGGTCAATGTCACCGCCACCGATCTGTCGCGTGCGCCGTTCGTCAGCCGCTTCCTCGCTCGCGTCCATGAAGCCGGGATCGCGCCGGGGCGCGTCACCGCCGAGGTGACCGAGGGGGCGATGATCGACAATCTGCGTGCCGCGGGTGTTGCGCTGGCGGCGCTCCGTGCCGCGGGCTGTCGCGTCGCGCTCGACGATTTCGGCACCGGCTATTCCAGCCTGTCCTATGTCGCATCGCTGCCGCTCGATTACATCAAGATCGACCGCAGCCTGACGCAGGCGGCGGTCAGCGACGCGCGCAATCGCGTCGTCTTGCAGGGCGTGCTGTCGATCGCCGACGGTCTGGGGCTAGAGACGATCGCAGAGGGCGTCGAAACCGAGGCGCAACGCCTGTTGCTCGCGGCGCGCGGCTGCACCTTCTATCAGGGCTTCCTGTGCGCGGGGCCGCTCGACGATGCCGCACTGATCGAACTGGTGCGTCGCGGCGCGGGCAAGGGAAGTGACATGATGCCGATCGTCCCGATCCTGATCGCCGCCGCTGCGGCCGCCACGCCGCAGGCGGCGATCGACGCGGCGATGGCGGACAGCGCGGCGGGCTGGAACGCCGGCGACCTCGCGCGCTTCACCGCCATCTACGCGCCCGACGCGGTGTACGTTGCGGGTGACAAGGTCGTGCGCGGGAAGGCGGCGATTGCCGAACGCTATGCGCGCAGCTTCGCCGACGGCGGCAACACGCGCGGGAAGCTCAGCTTCCAGCCGATGGCGTGGCGTCCGCTCAGCGCGGTCCATGTCCTCCATGTCGCGCGCTGGACGCTGACGCCTGCCTCAGGGGTGCCGCAGACCGGGCTGACGACGCTGCTGTTCGAGCGCCGGAAAGACGGCTGGAAGATCATTTCCGACCACAGTAGTTAG
- a CDS encoding DMT family transporter, protein MSGLIPIIIVVFAGLGLAIQPPTNAALARVSGSVWLAALVSFTVGTATLLIVWAFDRTPLSALKGAPWWAWLGGLYGAAFVAALAFAAPRLGIAAALSIAIASQLTAALTLDHFGLLQVPQQPVTVTKLAGIALVLVGVVVFRRG, encoded by the coding sequence TTGTCCGGACTGATACCGATCATCATCGTCGTGTTCGCGGGTCTCGGCCTCGCGATCCAGCCGCCGACCAATGCCGCATTGGCGCGGGTGTCGGGCTCGGTGTGGCTGGCGGCGTTGGTGTCGTTTACGGTTGGGACGGCGACGTTGCTGATCGTCTGGGCGTTCGATCGCACGCCGCTGTCGGCGCTGAAGGGCGCGCCGTGGTGGGCGTGGCTCGGCGGCCTGTACGGCGCTGCCTTCGTTGCGGCGCTCGCCTTTGCGGCGCCGCGGCTGGGGATTGCGGCGGCGCTCAGCATCGCGATCGCGAGCCAGTTGACCGCAGCGCTGACGCTCGACCATTTCGGCCTGCTGCAAGTGCCGCAGCAACCGGTGACCGTCACCAAACTCGCCGGGATCGCGCTGGTGCTAGTCGGCGTGGTGGTGTTCCGGCGGGGATGA
- a CDS encoding PilZ domain-containing protein has product MAVRSATIAYEDRVEPRDETLHRTRLIVASGEPRMVTIVNVSPNGFMARSDEAFAPGDAVTVTLPMAGSFTAEVRWALGGRIGCKLAQEVAPALYQFVLAAMR; this is encoded by the coding sequence ATGGCCGTACGATCGGCGACGATAGCGTATGAGGACCGCGTCGAACCGCGCGACGAGACGCTGCATCGCACACGGCTGATCGTCGCGAGCGGCGAGCCACGGATGGTGACGATCGTCAACGTCTCGCCCAACGGCTTCATGGCGCGTAGCGACGAAGCGTTCGCACCCGGTGACGCCGTCACCGTCACCCTCCCGATGGCGGGCAGCTTCACCGCCGAGGTGCGCTGGGCGCTTGGCGGACGGATCGGCTGCAAGCTCGCGCAGGAAGTGGCGCCGGCCTTGTACCAGTTCGTACTGGCGGCGATGCGGTAG
- a CDS encoding NAD kinase, producing MSLYPRRALVASPTATAQAARAELADAWDWCPLEEADLVVALGGDGFMLQTLHLLLERRRAIVPVFGMNLGTVGFLMNEWRRHDLDGRIERARAFKVTPLTATATGFDGSVHTLPAINEVSLLRETRQTAKLEVRINDRIVLEELSCDGILVATPAGSTAYNLSAHGPILPLGSQMLALTPISAFRPRRWRGAILPDKTRVSLRVLEAGKRPVSAVADQREIRNVAQVDIAMDRARELTLLFDPEHALDDRITMEQFVA from the coding sequence ATGAGCCTCTATCCCCGGCGGGCGCTGGTCGCCTCGCCTACCGCCACCGCGCAGGCCGCGCGTGCCGAACTCGCCGACGCGTGGGACTGGTGCCCGCTCGAGGAGGCCGATCTCGTCGTCGCGCTGGGCGGCGACGGCTTCATGCTTCAGACGCTGCACCTGTTGCTGGAGCGGCGGCGGGCGATCGTGCCGGTGTTCGGGATGAACCTCGGCACCGTCGGGTTCCTGATGAACGAATGGCGGCGCCACGATCTCGATGGACGGATCGAGCGCGCGCGCGCCTTCAAGGTCACCCCGCTGACGGCGACCGCAACCGGTTTCGACGGCAGCGTGCATACATTGCCCGCGATCAACGAAGTGTCGTTGCTCCGCGAGACGCGACAGACCGCCAAGCTGGAGGTACGGATCAACGATCGGATCGTACTGGAGGAATTGTCGTGCGACGGCATCCTCGTCGCTACGCCCGCGGGATCGACCGCGTACAATCTGTCGGCGCATGGCCCGATCCTGCCGCTCGGTTCGCAGATGCTGGCGCTGACCCCGATCAGCGCATTTCGGCCGCGGCGCTGGCGCGGCGCGATCCTGCCCGACAAGACGCGCGTGTCGCTCCGCGTGCTGGAGGCCGGCAAGCGTCCGGTGTCGGCGGTCGCGGATCAGCGCGAAATCCGCAACGTCGCGCAGGTCGATATTGCGATGGACCGCGCACGCGAGCTGACGCTGCTGTTCGACCCGGAACATGCGCTCGACGACCGCATCACCATGGAGCAGTTCGTCGCATAA
- a CDS encoding diguanylate cyclase domain-containing protein yields MASADDGVTAITAAPTSFEIVNAAYGRTTGDQLVEAIDERLSDALADYQSAAVRSGATFTIVVVGDARLGDAAVDSVERALEQPFTIGNETIHLGARIGVARRTDQEALDHLLRRAAEALAHARASEGVTTRVATEGRGCRSPRSRRICTGRWSGRRSMSASSRRCI; encoded by the coding sequence ATGGCGTCCGCCGATGACGGCGTGACCGCGATCACCGCCGCACCGACCAGTTTCGAGATCGTCAATGCCGCGTACGGCCGGACGACCGGCGACCAGTTGGTCGAGGCGATCGACGAGCGGCTGAGCGACGCGCTGGCCGATTATCAGAGCGCGGCGGTGCGCAGCGGCGCAACCTTCACGATCGTGGTGGTGGGCGACGCGCGACTTGGCGATGCGGCGGTCGATTCCGTCGAACGCGCGCTGGAGCAGCCGTTCACGATCGGGAACGAGACGATCCACCTCGGCGCGCGGATCGGCGTGGCGCGGCGCACCGATCAAGAGGCGCTCGACCATCTGCTCCGCCGTGCCGCCGAAGCGCTCGCGCACGCACGCGCCAGCGAGGGGGTGACGACGCGCGTCGCGACCGAGGGCAGGGGGTGCCGATCGCCGCGCTCGCGGCGGATTTGCACCGGGCGATGGAGCGGCAGGAGATCGATGTCCGCTTCCAGCCGCAGGTGCATCTGA
- a CDS encoding FAD assembly factor SdhE: MDHDIRLKRLRFRAWHRGTREADLMIGGFFDAHGATWNAEQLDWFEQLLEEQDVDIMGWAIGSLPCPAEWEGEMMQTMRRVDFVTVLDTGM, translated from the coding sequence ATGGATCACGACATCCGCCTGAAACGCCTCCGCTTTCGCGCCTGGCACCGCGGCACGCGCGAGGCCGATCTGATGATCGGCGGCTTCTTCGATGCGCACGGGGCGACGTGGAACGCTGAGCAGCTGGACTGGTTCGAGCAGCTGCTGGAGGAACAGGACGTCGACATCATGGGCTGGGCGATCGGCTCGCTCCCCTGTCCGGCGGAATGGGAGGGCGAGATGATGCAGACGATGCGGCGAGTCGATTTCGTGACGGTGCTCGACACGGGGATGTGA